One Acidimicrobiia bacterium DNA segment encodes these proteins:
- the egtB gene encoding ergothioneine biosynthesis protein EgtB, translating to MDVKARAAAQLEHARDRTRSLLAPIDDDDLARQVSPLMSPLCWDLAHIGHYEELWLLRTLVGGSPTDPRYDDLYDAFQHPRRERATLPILDPAGARAYVDDVRSRVLDALPDVDFDDGPLRRDGFVYGMVIQHEHQHQETMLATIALLDRPYTEAAAAEHLDDAPGRGRGSDDAEVSLPAGTVRLGTDTEAWAYDNERPAHLVDVAPFQIDVTPVTTRGYRAFVDGGGYDDERLWSAAGWAWRQESGLAHPLGWRREGEGSWSLRRFGRQIELPPDEPVQHVCWHEADAFARWAGKRLPTEAEWEYAASWTGDGTKRRYPWGDEDPTPARACLGRRGLGPAAVGAHPAGASPHGALAMVGHVWEWTASTFDGYPGFAAFPYREYSEVFFGDEYRVLRGGSWATHPTACRATFRNWDYPIRRQIFCGFRCARDA from the coding sequence ATGGACGTGAAGGCACGGGCCGCGGCGCAGCTGGAGCACGCACGAGACCGCACCCGGTCGCTGCTGGCCCCGATCGACGACGACGACCTGGCCCGCCAGGTCTCGCCGCTGATGTCGCCGCTGTGCTGGGACCTCGCCCACATCGGGCACTACGAGGAGCTGTGGCTGCTGCGGACGCTGGTCGGCGGCTCGCCCACCGACCCCCGGTACGACGACCTCTACGACGCCTTCCAGCACCCGCGTCGCGAGCGGGCCACCCTGCCGATCCTGGACCCCGCCGGCGCGCGCGCCTACGTCGACGACGTCCGGAGCCGGGTGCTCGACGCCCTGCCCGACGTCGACTTCGACGACGGCCCGCTCCGCCGGGACGGGTTCGTCTACGGCATGGTGATCCAGCACGAGCACCAGCACCAGGAGACGATGCTCGCCACCATCGCGCTCCTCGACCGCCCGTACACCGAGGCCGCGGCGGCCGAGCACCTCGACGATGCGCCCGGGCGCGGGCGGGGGTCGGACGACGCCGAGGTGAGCCTGCCCGCTGGGACCGTCCGCCTCGGGACCGACACCGAGGCGTGGGCCTACGACAACGAGCGCCCGGCGCACCTCGTCGACGTGGCCCCGTTCCAGATCGACGTCACGCCGGTGACGACCCGGGGCTACCGCGCCTTCGTCGACGGCGGCGGCTACGACGACGAGCGGCTCTGGTCGGCGGCCGGGTGGGCCTGGCGCCAGGAATCGGGCCTCGCGCACCCCCTCGGCTGGCGCCGGGAGGGCGAGGGATCGTGGAGCCTGCGCCGCTTCGGCCGCCAGATCGAGCTGCCGCCCGACGAGCCGGTGCAGCACGTGTGCTGGCACGAGGCCGACGCGTTCGCCCGATGGGCGGGCAAGCGTCTCCCGACCGAGGCCGAATGGGAGTACGCGGCCTCGTGGACGGGCGACGGCACGAAGCGGCGCTACCCGTGGGGCGACGAGGACCCCACCCCCGCGCGCGCCTGCCTCGGGCGCCGCGGCCTCGGCCCGGCGGCGGTCGGCGCCCACCCCGCCGGGGCGAGCCCGCACGGCGCCCTGGCGATGGTCGGCCACGTCTGGGAGTGGACGGCCTCGACCTTCGACGGCTACCCGGGCTTCGCCGCCTTCCCCTACCGCGAGTACTCCGAGGTCTTCTTCGGCGACGAGTACCGCGTCCTGCGGGGCGGCTCGTGGGCCACGCACCCGACCGCGTGTCGGGCCACGTTCCGCAACTGGGACTACCCGATCCGCCGCCAGATCTTCTGCGGCTTCCGCTGCGCGCGCGACGCCTGA
- the egtC gene encoding ergothioneine biosynthesis protein EgtC, whose protein sequence is MCRHLAYLGPPIRLGRLLVDEPHSLIEQARRPRLQTSGSANPDGFGVAWYSPDHPEPRRYRTATPIWNDPQLSELAEVEATAFVAAVRLASPGSPVDTTGNAPFVAERYAWSLNGVVDGWHAGVGDGLRGRVSRRRATGIEGVTDSETLFALALDVLDAGASPEDALATVVATVGARATGRLNVLLTDGRALAASAYGNSLFTLEGDQSVVVASEPLDDDQRWTPVPDRSLVGADAGGAAVRARL, encoded by the coding sequence ATGTGCCGCCACCTCGCCTACCTCGGCCCGCCGATCCGCCTCGGCCGCCTGCTCGTCGACGAGCCGCACTCGCTCATCGAGCAGGCCCGCCGCCCGCGGCTGCAGACCAGCGGGTCGGCGAACCCCGACGGCTTCGGCGTGGCCTGGTACTCGCCCGACCACCCCGAGCCCCGCCGCTACCGCACCGCCACCCCGATCTGGAACGACCCGCAGCTGTCGGAACTGGCCGAGGTGGAAGCGACCGCGTTCGTCGCTGCGGTGCGGCTGGCCTCCCCCGGCTCGCCCGTCGACACGACCGGCAACGCGCCCTTCGTCGCCGAGCGGTACGCGTGGTCGCTGAACGGCGTCGTCGACGGCTGGCACGCCGGGGTCGGCGACGGGCTGCGCGGGCGGGTCTCACGCCGGCGCGCGACGGGGATCGAGGGCGTCACCGACAGCGAGACCCTGTTCGCGCTCGCGCTCGACGTCCTCGACGCCGGCGCCTCGCCGGAGGACGCGCTGGCCACGGTGGTGGCGACGGTCGGCGCCCGCGCCACCGGACGCTTGAACGTGCTGCTGACCGACGGCCGCGCCCTCGCCGCGAGCGCCTACGGCAACTCGCTGTTCACGCTTGAGGGGGACCAGTCGGTCGTGGTCGCCTCTGAGCCCCTCGACGACGACCAGCGCTGGACCCCCGTCCCCGACCGCAGCCTCGTCGGCGCCGACGCGGGCGGTGCCGCCGTCCGCGCCCGGCTCTGA
- the egtD gene encoding L-histidine N(alpha)-methyltransferase, which produces MAADVRAGLSAAPKELPPKWFYDDRGSELFDAITRLPEYYPTRAERAVLAARAADVARETGADTLVELGSGTSDKTRLLLDALAEAGTLRRFAPFDVSEATLRGAATAISREYGIPVHAVVGDFEHHLGRLPGGGRRLVAFLGGTIGNLAPAPRAAFLAELAAGLGPDDALLLGTDLVKEPRRLQAAYDDRAGVTAAFNRNVLRVVNRALDADFVPERFEHVAVWEPEPAWIEMRLRAREAHAVRVAGIGLAVDFEAGEELRTEISAKFTRPGVEAELDAAGLTLRRWWTDPAGDFGVSLATPS; this is translated from the coding sequence CTGGCGGCTGACGTCCGCGCCGGCCTGAGCGCGGCACCGAAGGAGCTCCCGCCGAAGTGGTTCTACGACGACCGCGGCTCCGAGCTCTTCGACGCGATCACGCGCCTCCCCGAGTACTACCCGACCCGGGCCGAGCGCGCCGTCCTGGCCGCTCGGGCCGCCGACGTCGCCCGCGAGACGGGTGCGGACACCCTCGTCGAGCTCGGGTCGGGGACGTCGGACAAGACCCGTCTGCTCCTCGACGCGCTCGCCGAGGCGGGCACGCTGCGCCGCTTCGCCCCGTTCGACGTCAGCGAGGCGACCCTCCGCGGCGCGGCGACTGCGATCTCCCGCGAGTACGGGATCCCGGTGCACGCCGTCGTCGGCGACTTCGAGCACCACCTCGGCCGGCTGCCCGGCGGGGGGCGGCGCCTCGTCGCCTTCCTGGGCGGCACCATCGGCAATCTGGCGCCGGCGCCACGCGCCGCGTTCCTCGCCGAGCTGGCGGCGGGCCTCGGCCCCGACGACGCCCTCCTGCTCGGCACCGACCTGGTGAAGGAGCCGCGCCGGCTGCAGGCCGCCTACGACGACCGCGCCGGCGTCACCGCCGCGTTCAACCGCAACGTGCTGCGGGTGGTGAACCGCGCCCTCGACGCCGACTTCGTGCCCGAGCGCTTCGAGCACGTCGCGGTGTGGGAGCCCGAGCCGGCGTGGATCGAGATGCGCTTGCGCGCCCGAGAGGCGCACGCCGTGCGCGTCGCGGGGATCGGACTCGCCGTCGACTTCGAGGCCGGGGAGGAGCTGCGGACGGAGATCAGCGCCAAGTTCACACGTCCAGGCGTCGAGGCGGAGCTCGACGCCGCCGGGCTCACCCTCCGTCGGTGGTGGACGGACCCGGCGGGTGACTTCGGGGTCTCGCTCGCCACGCCGTCGTGA
- the egtA gene encoding ergothioneine biosynthesis glutamate--cysteine ligase EgtA, with translation MPAPQPVLTEPEARRIVGACGFGSPTAAPNGAGRIGIELEWLAVRIDDPERPAAFDTVRHAVEALGRLPGASIVSFEPGGQVELSSPALPGLDACEPLRRDSFELGRALGEAGVALLAVGLAPGPARDRVLRTPRYDAMEAYFDADGDAGRTMMRSTAAIQVNVDLGPPAEAERRWRLAHDLGPVLAAAFANSPLARGGPTGWRSTRLAVWFDVDPGRSAPVATAASGPRSWADYALAARVMLVRRSEHEHRALRESLAFSTWIAGGHPLGWPTADDLEYHLTTLFPPVRPRRWLELRMIDALPDPWWRVAIGVSALLLAGPELGDRVAAATASVRGRWRDAARHGLADPGLRDAAAVCFEASAEALAASGADQATLDATAEFVDRFVARGRCPADDLLDAWARDGTLVPEPDGGVAWT, from the coding sequence GTGCCCGCCCCCCAGCCGGTCCTGACCGAGCCCGAGGCCCGACGGATCGTCGGCGCCTGCGGGTTCGGGAGCCCGACGGCGGCGCCGAACGGCGCCGGCCGGATCGGGATCGAACTCGAGTGGCTCGCCGTCCGGATCGACGACCCCGAGCGCCCGGCCGCGTTCGACACCGTCCGGCACGCCGTCGAGGCGCTCGGTCGCCTGCCGGGTGCGAGCATCGTCAGCTTCGAGCCCGGCGGCCAGGTCGAGCTCAGCTCCCCGGCGCTTCCCGGCCTCGACGCCTGCGAACCGCTGCGTCGCGACTCCTTCGAGTTGGGGCGCGCCCTCGGCGAGGCCGGCGTGGCCCTCCTCGCGGTCGGCCTCGCCCCGGGGCCGGCGAGAGACCGGGTCCTGCGCACCCCCCGCTACGACGCCATGGAGGCCTACTTCGACGCCGACGGCGACGCCGGGCGCACCATGATGCGCAGCACCGCCGCCATCCAGGTGAACGTCGACCTCGGCCCGCCGGCGGAGGCCGAGCGCCGCTGGCGGCTGGCGCACGACCTCGGGCCGGTGCTCGCCGCCGCCTTCGCGAACTCCCCGCTAGCGCGGGGCGGGCCGACGGGCTGGCGCTCGACGCGCCTGGCGGTCTGGTTCGACGTCGACCCCGGGCGGAGCGCCCCGGTGGCGACCGCCGCGTCCGGCCCCCGCTCCTGGGCCGACTACGCGCTCGCGGCCCGGGTGATGCTGGTCCGCCGCTCCGAGCACGAGCACCGGGCCCTGCGCGAGTCGCTCGCCTTCTCGACCTGGATCGCCGGTGGGCACCCGCTCGGATGGCCCACCGCCGACGACCTCGAGTACCACCTGACGACCCTGTTCCCGCCCGTGCGCCCGCGCCGCTGGCTGGAGCTGCGGATGATCGACGCGCTCCCGGACCCGTGGTGGCGGGTCGCCATCGGCGTGTCGGCGCTCCTGCTCGCCGGGCCCGAGCTCGGGGACCGCGTGGCCGCCGCGACGGCGTCGGTCCGGGGCCGCTGGCGGGACGCGGCCCGACACGGGCTCGCCGACCCCGGGCTGCGCGACGCGGCCGCCGTCTGCTTCGAGGCCAGCGCCGAGGCGCTCGCCGCAAGCGGCGCCGACCAGGCCACCCTCGACGCCACCGCCGAGTTCGTGGACCGCTTCGTCGCGCGGGGCCGCTGCCCGGCGGACGACCTCCTCGACGCGTGGGCGCGCGACGGGACCCTCGTGCCCGAGCCCGACGGCGGCGTCGCATGGACGTGA